The Cololabis saira isolate AMF1-May2022 chromosome 20, fColSai1.1, whole genome shotgun sequence genome includes a window with the following:
- the LOC133420226 gene encoding sodium/hydrogen exchanger 9B2 isoform X3: MKASEPSPAGRFLSLRDRCPRPQGLFSLLITKACLLALLFGVVWSITGRECLPGGNLFGIVIVFTCSVLGGKLVGLIQLPRLPPFPPLLGMLLAGLLLRNVPYVTDAIVINTHWSAALRNIALSIILTRAGLGLDPTALRRLKAVCVRLAIGPCVVEACIIAVVSHFLLKLPWVWGFILGFVLAAVSPAVVVPSMLLLQREGYGVEKGIPTLLMAAGSFDDVLAITGFSTFLGIAFSTGSTWMNVLKGLLEVVGGIVAGLVLGLFLCFFPSNDQEDLVLRRSLMLLGLSIFSVFFSHVVGFAGAGGLSTLVLSFLAGLGWKSHKAPVAAMVGRSWDVFQPLLFGLIGAEITIATLNASTVGLGVACISAGLVVRLLVTFLLVHFGGFNLKEKLFIAVAWLPKATVQAAIGSKALDMARDKEDPTLIKYGLDVLTLAVLAILITAPIGALGIGLAGPRLLAQHVRAEETEDGAAPPRVEASTHEKDDVTLESRL, from the exons ATGAAGGCGTCAGAACCGTCTCCAGCTGGACGTTTCCTCAGTCTGAGGGACAGATGTCCTCGGCCTCAGGGCCTCTTCAGCCTCCTCATCACCAAAG CGTGTCTGCTGGCTCTGCTGTTCGGAGTCGTCTGGTCCATCACAGGAAGGGAGTGTTTACCTGGAGGGAACCTGTTTGGCATCGTGATCGTCTTCACCTGCTCAGTCCTGGGGGGGAAGCTGGTGGGGCTGATCCAGCTGCCCAGGCTGCCCCCCTTCCCTCCACTGCTGG GGATGCTGCTAGCTGGTCTGCTGCTCCGGAACGTTCCCTACGTCACCGACGCCATCGTCATCAACACCCACTGGTCTGCAGCGCTGAGGAACATCGCCCTGTCAATCATCCTGACCAGAGCCGGCCTGGGCCTCGACCCCACg GCTCTGCGCCGTCTGAAGGCGGTGTGTGTCCGGTTGGCCATCGGCCCGTGTGTGGTGGAGGCCTGCATCATCGCGGTGGTTTCTCACTTCCTGCTGAAGCTGCCCTGGGTCTGGGGCTTCATCCTGGG ATTTGTCCTGGCTGCCGTGTCCCCGGCCGTCGTCGTCCCTTCAATGCTGCTCCTGCAGAGAGAGGGATACGGAGTGGAGAAG GGAATCCCCACCCTGCTGATGGCTGCTGGGAGTTTTGATGATGTATTGGCTATAACAGGCTTCTCCACCTTCCTGGGAATCGCCTTCTCTACAG GTTCTACGTGGATGAACGTACTCAAAGGTCTGCTGGAAGTGGTGGGAGGGATCGTAGCCGGACTCGTTCTGGGCCTCTTCTTGTGCTTTTTTCCGAGCAATGACCAG GAGGACCTGGTGTTGAGGAGGAGCCTCATGCTGTTGGGTCTGTCCATATTTTCAGTCTTCTTCAGTCACGTTGTTGGTTTTGCTGGAGCCGGCGGCCTCTCTACGCTGGTGCTTTCGTTCTTGGCGGGTCTGGGATGGAAGAGCCATAAG GCTCCAGTGGCGGCGATGGTAGGTCGGTCCTGGGACGTCTTCCAGCCGCTCCTGTTCGGTCTGATAGGAGCTGAAATCACCATAGCAACCCTCAACGCCAGCACCGTGG GTCTGGGCGTGGCCTGCATCAGTGCTGGTCTCGTCGTCCGTCTCCTGGTCACCTTCCTGCTGGTTCACTTCGGAGGATTCAACCTGAAGGAGAAGCTCTTCATCGCTGTGGCCTGGCTGCCCAAAGCCACCGTGCAG GCTGCTATCGGCTCCAAGGCGCTGGACATGGCCAGGGACAAGGAGGACCCGACTCTGATCAAGTACGGTCTGGACGTGCTAACGCTAGCCGTGCTAGCCATCCTGATCACGGCTCCCATTGGAGCACTGGGTATCGGACTGGCGGGGCCCCGGCTCCTGGCCCAGCATGTCAGAG CAGAGGAAACAGAGGATGGAGCAGCGCCTCCTCGAGTCGAAGCGTCCACTCATGAAAAAGATGACGTGACTCTGGAGAGTCGACTTTAA
- the LOC133420226 gene encoding sodium/hydrogen exchanger 9B2 isoform X2, which translates to MTSTRLDEDATKRYVQENDGLQQQQDERGGKGQDGPEDREITVVPRRTDAGAAMKASEPSPAGRFLSLRDRCPRPQGLFSLLITKACLLALLFGVVWSITGRECLPGGNLFGIVIVFTCSVLGGKLVGLIQLPRLPPFPPLLGMLLAGLLLRNVPYVTDAIVINTHWSAALRNIALSIILTRAGLGLDPTALRRLKAVCVRLAIGPCVVEACIIAVVSHFLLKLPWVWGFILGFVLAAVSPAVVVPSMLLLQREGYGVEKGIPTLLMAAGSFDDVLAITGFSTFLGIAFSTGSTWMNVLKGLLEVVGGIVAGLVLGLFLCFFPSNDQEDLVLRRSLMLLGLSIFSVFFSHVVGFAGAGGLSTLVLSFLAGLGWKSHKAPVAAMVGRSWDVFQPLLFGLIGAEITIATLNASTVGLGVACISAGLVVRLLVTFLLVHFGGFNLKEKLFIAVAWLPKATVQAAIGSKALDMARDKEDPTLIKYGLDVLTLAVLAILITAPIGALGIGLAGPRLLAQHVREETEDGAAPPRVEASTHEKDDVTLESRL; encoded by the exons AGAGGGGGTAAAGGTCAGGATGGCCCGGAGGACAGAGAGATCACCGTCGTTCCTCGGAGGACAGACGCCGGCGCTGCG ATGAAGGCGTCAGAACCGTCTCCAGCTGGACGTTTCCTCAGTCTGAGGGACAGATGTCCTCGGCCTCAGGGCCTCTTCAGCCTCCTCATCACCAAAG CGTGTCTGCTGGCTCTGCTGTTCGGAGTCGTCTGGTCCATCACAGGAAGGGAGTGTTTACCTGGAGGGAACCTGTTTGGCATCGTGATCGTCTTCACCTGCTCAGTCCTGGGGGGGAAGCTGGTGGGGCTGATCCAGCTGCCCAGGCTGCCCCCCTTCCCTCCACTGCTGG GGATGCTGCTAGCTGGTCTGCTGCTCCGGAACGTTCCCTACGTCACCGACGCCATCGTCATCAACACCCACTGGTCTGCAGCGCTGAGGAACATCGCCCTGTCAATCATCCTGACCAGAGCCGGCCTGGGCCTCGACCCCACg GCTCTGCGCCGTCTGAAGGCGGTGTGTGTCCGGTTGGCCATCGGCCCGTGTGTGGTGGAGGCCTGCATCATCGCGGTGGTTTCTCACTTCCTGCTGAAGCTGCCCTGGGTCTGGGGCTTCATCCTGGG ATTTGTCCTGGCTGCCGTGTCCCCGGCCGTCGTCGTCCCTTCAATGCTGCTCCTGCAGAGAGAGGGATACGGAGTGGAGAAG GGAATCCCCACCCTGCTGATGGCTGCTGGGAGTTTTGATGATGTATTGGCTATAACAGGCTTCTCCACCTTCCTGGGAATCGCCTTCTCTACAG GTTCTACGTGGATGAACGTACTCAAAGGTCTGCTGGAAGTGGTGGGAGGGATCGTAGCCGGACTCGTTCTGGGCCTCTTCTTGTGCTTTTTTCCGAGCAATGACCAG GAGGACCTGGTGTTGAGGAGGAGCCTCATGCTGTTGGGTCTGTCCATATTTTCAGTCTTCTTCAGTCACGTTGTTGGTTTTGCTGGAGCCGGCGGCCTCTCTACGCTGGTGCTTTCGTTCTTGGCGGGTCTGGGATGGAAGAGCCATAAG GCTCCAGTGGCGGCGATGGTAGGTCGGTCCTGGGACGTCTTCCAGCCGCTCCTGTTCGGTCTGATAGGAGCTGAAATCACCATAGCAACCCTCAACGCCAGCACCGTGG GTCTGGGCGTGGCCTGCATCAGTGCTGGTCTCGTCGTCCGTCTCCTGGTCACCTTCCTGCTGGTTCACTTCGGAGGATTCAACCTGAAGGAGAAGCTCTTCATCGCTGTGGCCTGGCTGCCCAAAGCCACCGTGCAG GCTGCTATCGGCTCCAAGGCGCTGGACATGGCCAGGGACAAGGAGGACCCGACTCTGATCAAGTACGGTCTGGACGTGCTAACGCTAGCCGTGCTAGCCATCCTGATCACGGCTCCCATTGGAGCACTGGGTATCGGACTGGCGGGGCCCCGGCTCCTGGCCCAGCATGTCAGAG AGGAAACAGAGGATGGAGCAGCGCCTCCTCGAGTCGAAGCGTCCACTCATGAAAAAGATGACGTGACTCTGGAGAGTCGACTTTAA
- the LOC133420226 gene encoding sodium/hydrogen exchanger 9B2 isoform X1: MTSTRLDEDATKRYVQENDGLQQQQDERGGKGQDGPEDREITVVPRRTDAGAAMKASEPSPAGRFLSLRDRCPRPQGLFSLLITKACLLALLFGVVWSITGRECLPGGNLFGIVIVFTCSVLGGKLVGLIQLPRLPPFPPLLGMLLAGLLLRNVPYVTDAIVINTHWSAALRNIALSIILTRAGLGLDPTALRRLKAVCVRLAIGPCVVEACIIAVVSHFLLKLPWVWGFILGFVLAAVSPAVVVPSMLLLQREGYGVEKGIPTLLMAAGSFDDVLAITGFSTFLGIAFSTGSTWMNVLKGLLEVVGGIVAGLVLGLFLCFFPSNDQEDLVLRRSLMLLGLSIFSVFFSHVVGFAGAGGLSTLVLSFLAGLGWKSHKAPVAAMVGRSWDVFQPLLFGLIGAEITIATLNASTVGLGVACISAGLVVRLLVTFLLVHFGGFNLKEKLFIAVAWLPKATVQAAIGSKALDMARDKEDPTLIKYGLDVLTLAVLAILITAPIGALGIGLAGPRLLAQHVRAEETEDGAAPPRVEASTHEKDDVTLESRL, from the exons AGAGGGGGTAAAGGTCAGGATGGCCCGGAGGACAGAGAGATCACCGTCGTTCCTCGGAGGACAGACGCCGGCGCTGCG ATGAAGGCGTCAGAACCGTCTCCAGCTGGACGTTTCCTCAGTCTGAGGGACAGATGTCCTCGGCCTCAGGGCCTCTTCAGCCTCCTCATCACCAAAG CGTGTCTGCTGGCTCTGCTGTTCGGAGTCGTCTGGTCCATCACAGGAAGGGAGTGTTTACCTGGAGGGAACCTGTTTGGCATCGTGATCGTCTTCACCTGCTCAGTCCTGGGGGGGAAGCTGGTGGGGCTGATCCAGCTGCCCAGGCTGCCCCCCTTCCCTCCACTGCTGG GGATGCTGCTAGCTGGTCTGCTGCTCCGGAACGTTCCCTACGTCACCGACGCCATCGTCATCAACACCCACTGGTCTGCAGCGCTGAGGAACATCGCCCTGTCAATCATCCTGACCAGAGCCGGCCTGGGCCTCGACCCCACg GCTCTGCGCCGTCTGAAGGCGGTGTGTGTCCGGTTGGCCATCGGCCCGTGTGTGGTGGAGGCCTGCATCATCGCGGTGGTTTCTCACTTCCTGCTGAAGCTGCCCTGGGTCTGGGGCTTCATCCTGGG ATTTGTCCTGGCTGCCGTGTCCCCGGCCGTCGTCGTCCCTTCAATGCTGCTCCTGCAGAGAGAGGGATACGGAGTGGAGAAG GGAATCCCCACCCTGCTGATGGCTGCTGGGAGTTTTGATGATGTATTGGCTATAACAGGCTTCTCCACCTTCCTGGGAATCGCCTTCTCTACAG GTTCTACGTGGATGAACGTACTCAAAGGTCTGCTGGAAGTGGTGGGAGGGATCGTAGCCGGACTCGTTCTGGGCCTCTTCTTGTGCTTTTTTCCGAGCAATGACCAG GAGGACCTGGTGTTGAGGAGGAGCCTCATGCTGTTGGGTCTGTCCATATTTTCAGTCTTCTTCAGTCACGTTGTTGGTTTTGCTGGAGCCGGCGGCCTCTCTACGCTGGTGCTTTCGTTCTTGGCGGGTCTGGGATGGAAGAGCCATAAG GCTCCAGTGGCGGCGATGGTAGGTCGGTCCTGGGACGTCTTCCAGCCGCTCCTGTTCGGTCTGATAGGAGCTGAAATCACCATAGCAACCCTCAACGCCAGCACCGTGG GTCTGGGCGTGGCCTGCATCAGTGCTGGTCTCGTCGTCCGTCTCCTGGTCACCTTCCTGCTGGTTCACTTCGGAGGATTCAACCTGAAGGAGAAGCTCTTCATCGCTGTGGCCTGGCTGCCCAAAGCCACCGTGCAG GCTGCTATCGGCTCCAAGGCGCTGGACATGGCCAGGGACAAGGAGGACCCGACTCTGATCAAGTACGGTCTGGACGTGCTAACGCTAGCCGTGCTAGCCATCCTGATCACGGCTCCCATTGGAGCACTGGGTATCGGACTGGCGGGGCCCCGGCTCCTGGCCCAGCATGTCAGAG CAGAGGAAACAGAGGATGGAGCAGCGCCTCCTCGAGTCGAAGCGTCCACTCATGAAAAAGATGACGTGACTCTGGAGAGTCGACTTTAA